One genomic region from Terriglobus aquaticus encodes:
- a CDS encoding DUF779 domain-containing protein — translation MEQHVDESPVQQASRAAADGTSVAATPLQVTATPAALHLIAELQAEHGPVMFYQSGGCCEGSAPMCFPEGEMRIGSRDVKLGEIGGAPFYMSAQQFEYWKHTQLEIDVVKGFGAAFSLEGPGGLQFLTRSHIFTDPEIAALRDAGRL, via the coding sequence GTGGAGCAGCACGTCGACGAGTCACCAGTTCAGCAAGCGAGCAGAGCGGCTGCCGATGGAACCTCGGTCGCCGCTACGCCGTTGCAGGTGACCGCGACACCGGCTGCGCTGCACTTGATTGCGGAGCTGCAGGCGGAGCATGGACCGGTGATGTTTTACCAGTCCGGCGGGTGCTGCGAAGGTTCGGCGCCGATGTGCTTTCCGGAAGGCGAAATGCGCATTGGCAGCCGCGATGTGAAGCTCGGCGAGATCGGCGGTGCGCCCTTCTATATGTCGGCGCAGCAGTTCGAATACTGGAAGCACACGCAGTTGGAGATCGACGTGGTGAAGGGCTTTGGCGCGGCGTTTTCGCTGGAGGGGCCGGGCGGCCTGCAGTTTCTGACCCGGTCGCACATCTTTACCGATCCGGAGATTGCGGCGCTGCGCGACGCGGGACGCCTTTAG
- a CDS encoding DUF3857 domain-containing protein: MPAATFSDEAAILRNSNIVLQYNADGTGTRTESQSFKLQSEAAVRQFGVVSLVYASATQTADFVYVRVRRSDGSVVDTPLTDVQDQTPPVTQQAPFYSDIKLKQMPVRGLRVGDIVEWQTHVVIKQAEAANQFWGTVPFVRDLVTQHQTVELRFPSNLNPTVWTNPANHVTPERTTEGKETVYRWQWQSLKPTLGKQAEAAAKAEENKVLSADEELDKTEGRLPDVAFTTFPDWAAVGAWYRGLEADRMQPDATIRAKVAEITAHSATEQDKIRAVYDWVASDVRYIGIALGVGRYQPHAAATVLQNQYGDCKDKHTLLASMLIALGQQPDAVLIGSGVRFNPAVPSPAAFNHLITRITLNGKPVWLDTTSEVAPFQVLVPTIRDKDALVVPPTGVATIQKTPARPPFAPFETMAVKGSLDKDLTSESQIAYTLRDDNEIGLRAGLRQLSPAQHPEAVQRVMQFYGFGGTTSDAVIDNLNDQEKPLVLRFHYHREHSSEWGENRVTAVFSPTLLPVIDEKKPPTTSILLGQPRESTSTVDMQLAPGWSAELPEAIHQSIPQARIDTTYRLDGRTLHAERKLSVLAEKMPAADWKTYQKWYTASSAGDVPYIQLIPPSGAKSTGPMIGDGAHAKGSGDSVPQKPKTQAERLAQAKRLVESAGEKLNHNDPDGAEQDLNEARTLNESQEYLWGNLGVVAQRRGNQTEAVKDYRKEVELYPTSEFAWRNLVNLQASENRKAAIATTRDWIAADPSKSDARTTLVQLLWADNQNAAALAAAKDAAAALPGDVRESNAFQLLLGQAQMRGGETAAGAETLSHLIQGDATALQDNDAVYELAKNHLQLKVAETTQRDVLKKLAAESTGWTGDESPNTMAQASSLFTAAWDTMGWILYEEGKYAEAETYIRPAWLNRPNPEIGEHLGDVQAALHKDRDAALTYELVDYIVSKSPGLDPAAAELTLKPKVEAARKKFGDLLHANSNSPDLILGAERTFPIPGQSDTTGTATYSLLFTRERVLRARPAPNATTTPAQDKLVQQANLAALFPPNDSAALFRTVYLVCKANSCSVRLTQ, from the coding sequence GTGCCGGCCGCGACGTTTTCCGACGAGGCCGCCATCCTGCGCAACAGCAACATTGTTCTGCAGTACAACGCCGACGGTACCGGCACGCGCACCGAATCTCAATCTTTCAAACTGCAATCGGAGGCGGCCGTTCGCCAATTCGGCGTGGTCAGCCTGGTCTACGCCTCCGCCACCCAGACGGCAGACTTCGTTTACGTCCGGGTGCGCCGCTCTGACGGCTCAGTGGTCGACACACCGCTGACGGACGTGCAGGATCAAACGCCGCCTGTCACACAGCAGGCGCCCTTCTACAGCGACATCAAGCTCAAGCAAATGCCGGTCCGCGGCCTGCGCGTGGGCGACATCGTCGAGTGGCAGACCCACGTGGTTATCAAGCAGGCCGAGGCGGCCAACCAGTTCTGGGGCACGGTGCCATTCGTGCGCGATCTGGTCACCCAACACCAGACGGTGGAGTTGCGTTTCCCCTCCAACCTGAACCCGACTGTGTGGACCAACCCCGCCAATCACGTCACGCCCGAGCGCACCACTGAGGGCAAGGAGACGGTCTACCGCTGGCAGTGGCAATCGCTCAAACCCACCCTGGGCAAGCAGGCCGAAGCCGCCGCCAAGGCCGAGGAAAATAAAGTCCTCTCCGCGGACGAAGAACTGGATAAGACGGAAGGCCGCCTTCCTGACGTCGCCTTCACCACATTCCCGGACTGGGCGGCGGTCGGCGCCTGGTATCGCGGCCTTGAGGCCGACCGCATGCAGCCCGACGCCACCATTCGTGCCAAGGTGGCTGAGATCACCGCTCACAGCGCCACCGAACAGGACAAGATCCGCGCGGTGTACGACTGGGTCGCGTCCGACGTTCGCTACATCGGCATCGCTCTGGGCGTGGGCCGCTACCAGCCGCACGCCGCAGCCACGGTGCTTCAGAACCAGTACGGCGACTGCAAGGACAAGCACACGCTGCTTGCCTCCATGCTCATCGCGCTCGGCCAGCAGCCTGACGCTGTGCTCATCGGCTCCGGTGTGCGCTTCAACCCGGCAGTGCCCTCGCCCGCCGCGTTCAACCACCTGATCACGCGCATCACTCTGAACGGCAAGCCGGTCTGGCTCGATACCACGTCCGAGGTGGCTCCGTTCCAGGTCCTCGTGCCCACCATTCGTGACAAGGACGCCCTGGTCGTCCCGCCCACCGGCGTGGCAACCATCCAGAAAACGCCGGCTCGCCCGCCATTTGCGCCTTTCGAAACCATGGCAGTCAAGGGCAGCCTGGACAAAGATCTCACCTCAGAATCCCAGATTGCGTACACCCTGCGTGACGACAATGAAATCGGTCTACGCGCCGGCCTCCGGCAGCTTTCGCCCGCGCAGCACCCTGAGGCGGTTCAGCGCGTAATGCAGTTCTACGGCTTCGGGGGTACTACCAGCGACGCCGTCATCGACAACCTGAACGACCAAGAAAAGCCTCTCGTCCTTCGCTTCCACTACCACCGGGAACACAGTTCCGAATGGGGTGAGAACCGTGTCACCGCCGTTTTCAGCCCCACCTTGCTGCCTGTGATCGACGAGAAGAAGCCGCCCACCACCAGCATTCTTCTGGGCCAGCCACGGGAAAGCACCAGCACCGTGGACATGCAGTTGGCGCCCGGCTGGTCTGCGGAATTACCTGAGGCCATCCACCAAAGCATTCCGCAGGCCCGCATCGACACAACCTACCGGCTTGACGGTCGCACGCTGCACGCCGAACGAAAACTTTCCGTGCTCGCCGAGAAGATGCCCGCGGCCGACTGGAAGACTTATCAGAAGTGGTACACCGCCTCGAGCGCTGGCGACGTGCCTTACATCCAGCTCATCCCACCCTCGGGCGCAAAGTCAACCGGCCCCATGATCGGCGACGGCGCGCATGCAAAGGGAAGTGGCGACTCCGTGCCGCAGAAGCCCAAGACCCAGGCCGAACGCCTGGCACAGGCGAAGCGCCTGGTCGAAAGCGCCGGTGAAAAGCTAAATCACAATGACCCCGACGGCGCCGAGCAGGACCTGAACGAAGCGCGAACGCTGAACGAATCCCAGGAATACCTGTGGGGCAACCTGGGCGTGGTCGCCCAGCGCCGCGGCAATCAGACGGAAGCGGTGAAGGACTACCGCAAAGAGGTGGAACTCTACCCAACCTCTGAGTTCGCCTGGCGCAACCTGGTTAATCTGCAGGCAAGCGAGAACCGCAAAGCCGCCATCGCCACCACGCGCGACTGGATCGCAGCCGACCCCTCTAAATCCGATGCCCGCACCACTCTGGTGCAACTGCTGTGGGCCGACAACCAGAACGCTGCGGCACTCGCCGCCGCCAAGGATGCCGCCGCGGCTCTGCCCGGCGACGTGCGCGAGAGCAACGCGTTCCAGCTGCTGCTGGGCCAGGCGCAGATGCGGGGTGGCGAAACCGCCGCGGGTGCGGAAACGCTCTCGCACCTCATCCAGGGCGACGCTACAGCCCTGCAGGACAACGACGCGGTCTACGAACTGGCAAAGAACCACTTGCAGTTGAAAGTGGCTGAAACCACGCAGCGCGACGTACTCAAGAAACTCGCCGCGGAAAGCACCGGCTGGACCGGCGACGAGTCGCCCAACACGATGGCTCAGGCCTCGTCTCTGTTCACCGCCGCATGGGACACCATGGGCTGGATCCTGTACGAGGAAGGCAAGTACGCCGAAGCGGAAACCTACATTCGGCCAGCCTGGCTCAACCGCCCTAACCCAGAGATCGGCGAACACCTTGGCGACGTTCAGGCCGCACTGCACAAAGATCGCGACGCAGCCCTGACGTATGAACTTGTCGACTATATCGTCAGCAAATCTCCCGGGCTCGATCCTGCTGCAGCCGAACTCACGCTCAAGCCAAAGGTCGAAGCGGCCAGGAAGAAGTTCGGCGATCTGTTGCACGCCAACAGCAACTCGCCCGACCTGATCCTCGGCGCGGAACGAACGTTCCCCATCCCGGGTCAGTCGGATACCACCGGCACCGCAACCTACTCGCTCCTGTTCACGCGGGAGCGCGTGCTGCGTGCCCGCCCCGCTCCGAACGCCACCACCACACCGGCTCAAGACAAGCTGGTACAGCAGGCAAACCTCGCTGCACTGTTCCCGCCCAACGACTCCGCCGCGCTTTTCCGCACGGTGTACCTCGTCTGCAAAGCAAACAGTTGCAGCGTCCGCCTCACGCAGTGA
- a CDS encoding M13 family metallopeptidase, whose protein sequence is MFKPLAAALAAGAFAVSGISAQQIQLVNADAAPTITAPKAGISMDLSAIDKTVNPCDDFYAYACGNWKKNNPIPADKTRYGRFDELGERNRYTLYTLLEQAANNPKTPLQVKYGNYYAACMNQPLADQLGAKPLQPGLARIAAVTDKKQIAKLNGEMESADGVGFFYGFGSGQDQQDSTKVIPQLGQGGLALPDRDYYLKDEARSKDIRGKYVDHVQKMFVLLGDTPEQAKTEADAVMKIETALAEGQMPRVEMRDPAKRYHLMTLTQLQQLTPDFQWNDYFAALHRPVTSLNVSSPKFVQALNAEIDAASLDELKSYMRWHLLNAGANALSQPFIDENFAFNGKVLTGQQVLAPLWRRCTMQTDAALGEAVGQDWVNANFPPAAKQNMSVLVADLEKALGQDIQGLDWMSDATKAQAQVKLAAFRNKIGYPETWRDYSKLDVKRDDRFGNARRTAVFSQNRTLDKIGKPVDEKEWSMSPPTVNAYYNPGMNDINFPAGILQPPFYDFKIDPAVNFGAIGVVIGHEMTHGFDDQGSKYDAQGNVKSWWTAEDRAKFEQRTDCEAKEFDAFEPVPGVHLNGKLTLGENTADNGGLHVAYAALHTELAKTPGAESRKIDGYTQDQRYFLGYAQVWCENTRPEAAEVAAKTDPHSPGRFRVNGEVQNFDKFGEAWGCKKGDPMFPVNSCRVW, encoded by the coding sequence ATGTTCAAACCTCTCGCCGCCGCGCTTGCGGCTGGCGCCTTCGCCGTTTCCGGCATCTCCGCACAGCAGATTCAACTGGTGAACGCGGACGCAGCGCCAACGATCACCGCGCCCAAGGCCGGCATCAGCATGGACCTGAGCGCGATCGACAAGACCGTGAACCCCTGCGACGACTTCTACGCCTATGCCTGCGGGAATTGGAAGAAGAACAATCCGATCCCGGCGGACAAGACCCGCTACGGCCGGTTTGACGAGCTAGGTGAACGCAACCGGTACACGCTGTACACACTGCTGGAGCAGGCGGCGAACAATCCGAAGACGCCGCTGCAGGTGAAGTATGGCAACTACTATGCAGCGTGCATGAACCAGCCGCTGGCGGACCAGCTTGGCGCGAAGCCGCTGCAGCCCGGTCTGGCGCGCATTGCGGCCGTCACGGACAAGAAGCAGATTGCCAAGCTGAACGGCGAAATGGAGTCCGCGGACGGCGTCGGTTTCTTTTATGGTTTCGGCTCCGGGCAGGACCAGCAGGACTCGACCAAGGTGATCCCGCAGCTGGGCCAGGGCGGGCTGGCGCTGCCGGACCGCGATTACTACCTGAAGGACGAAGCGCGATCCAAGGACATCCGCGGGAAGTATGTGGATCACGTGCAGAAGATGTTCGTGCTGCTGGGCGACACGCCAGAGCAGGCAAAGACCGAAGCCGACGCCGTGATGAAGATCGAGACCGCGCTGGCGGAGGGGCAGATGCCCCGCGTGGAAATGCGCGATCCGGCGAAGCGCTACCACCTGATGACCCTTACGCAATTGCAGCAGTTGACGCCGGATTTTCAGTGGAACGACTACTTTGCGGCGCTGCACCGGCCGGTGACGAGTCTGAACGTGTCGAGCCCCAAGTTTGTGCAGGCGCTGAATGCAGAGATTGACGCCGCGTCGCTGGATGAGCTGAAGAGCTACATGCGCTGGCACCTGCTGAACGCGGGCGCGAACGCGCTGTCGCAGCCGTTCATCGATGAGAACTTTGCGTTCAACGGCAAGGTGCTGACCGGCCAACAGGTTTTGGCTCCGCTGTGGCGGCGCTGCACCATGCAGACCGACGCGGCGCTGGGCGAGGCCGTTGGCCAGGACTGGGTAAATGCGAACTTTCCGCCCGCCGCCAAGCAGAACATGAGCGTCCTGGTGGCCGACCTGGAGAAGGCGCTGGGACAGGACATCCAGGGGCTGGACTGGATGAGTGACGCGACCAAGGCGCAGGCCCAGGTGAAGCTGGCAGCGTTCCGCAACAAGATCGGGTACCCCGAGACTTGGCGCGACTACTCGAAGCTGGACGTGAAGCGCGATGACCGCTTCGGCAATGCGCGCAGGACGGCCGTATTCAGCCAGAACCGCACGCTGGACAAGATCGGCAAGCCGGTGGACGAAAAGGAGTGGAGCATGTCGCCGCCTACGGTGAATGCCTACTACAACCCCGGCATGAACGACATCAACTTCCCTGCCGGCATCCTGCAGCCGCCGTTCTATGACTTCAAGATCGATCCGGCGGTGAACTTTGGCGCCATAGGCGTGGTGATCGGCCACGAGATGACGCACGGCTTCGACGACCAGGGCTCCAAGTACGACGCCCAGGGTAACGTGAAGAGCTGGTGGACGGCCGAGGACCGGGCGAAGTTTGAACAGCGTACCGATTGCGAAGCGAAGGAGTTCGACGCGTTTGAGCCGGTGCCGGGCGTTCACCTGAACGGCAAGCTGACCCTCGGCGAGAACACCGCAGACAACGGTGGCCTGCACGTGGCGTACGCGGCGCTGCACACCGAACTGGCGAAGACGCCGGGAGCGGAGAGCCGGAAGATCGACGGCTACACGCAGGACCAGCGCTACTTCCTGGGGTATGCCCAGGTTTGGTGCGAGAACACGCGTCCGGAGGCGGCGGAGGTGGCCGCAAAAACCGATCCCCACTCGCCCGGGCGGTTCCGCGTGAACGGCGAGGTGCAGAACTTCGACAAGTTCGGCGAAGCCTGGGGCTGCAAGAAGGGTGACCCCATGTTTCCGGTGAACAGTTGCCGGGTCTGGTAG
- a CDS encoding lactonase family protein, which translates to MKFSGNGRWLLACAVSIALVLGASGCGNGTIGYLWVLAGKSSSNTVGNVITAYKIDDNTGNLTEVVGSPFTAGSGGSPVYSVVVPGGRYLYTLNQLEPKASVVLYSVGGDGVLAAQQTTGTVGATPVWFDLGGTYLYVLDQVSPAVNAQGKAPACTSPTQPKNTAPCGSVEVFSVDSTTGLLTPVLNNSIKVNNVATTYFPVGPNPSRIKVVGGSVVVLNGDDTVTIFGQGAGGQLTTSANSLQILDQSASTNFTSMTTGGNFLYLTDGTHNLINQYTVTNGVLQPGQGSPYTNVVSNTTPVWTLTATDGSSSYLYVLNSGSSVANQGSGNISVFSVGSADGRLTPLAGLNGQYTTGATPVCMVNDPSNKYVYTSNADGTVTGFQRRQGVGDLQALRRGSQFTANGKPTCLVTSGITS; encoded by the coding sequence ATGAAGTTCAGCGGAAATGGCCGGTGGTTGCTGGCCTGTGCGGTTTCGATTGCCCTGGTGCTGGGGGCAAGTGGTTGTGGCAACGGGACCATCGGGTACCTGTGGGTGCTGGCCGGGAAGAGCTCGAGCAACACCGTGGGCAACGTGATCACCGCGTACAAGATCGATGACAACACCGGCAACCTGACCGAGGTGGTTGGCTCGCCGTTTACGGCCGGGTCGGGCGGATCGCCTGTGTACTCCGTGGTTGTTCCGGGTGGCCGTTACCTGTACACGCTGAACCAGCTGGAACCGAAGGCGTCCGTGGTGCTGTACAGCGTGGGTGGCGACGGCGTTCTGGCCGCGCAGCAGACGACGGGCACCGTGGGTGCAACGCCGGTATGGTTCGACCTGGGCGGCACCTACCTGTATGTGCTGGATCAGGTTTCGCCCGCGGTGAACGCGCAGGGCAAGGCTCCGGCCTGCACCTCGCCGACTCAGCCGAAGAATACTGCGCCCTGCGGCTCGGTGGAAGTTTTCTCGGTCGATAGCACCACGGGTCTGCTGACGCCGGTGCTGAACAACAGCATCAAGGTCAATAACGTTGCAACGACCTACTTCCCGGTGGGCCCGAACCCGTCCCGCATCAAGGTCGTGGGTGGCAGCGTGGTGGTGCTGAACGGCGACGATACGGTCACCATCTTCGGCCAGGGCGCGGGCGGTCAGTTGACCACCTCGGCCAACAGCCTGCAGATTCTTGACCAGAGCGCGTCCACCAACTTCACCAGCATGACGACGGGTGGCAACTTCCTGTACCTGACGGACGGCACGCACAACTTGATCAACCAGTACACCGTGACCAACGGCGTTCTGCAGCCGGGACAGGGCAGCCCGTACACCAACGTTGTGAGCAATACGACGCCGGTCTGGACGCTGACCGCAACTGACGGAAGCTCGAGCTACCTGTACGTTCTGAACTCGGGATCCTCGGTGGCGAACCAGGGTTCCGGCAACATCTCGGTGTTCTCGGTAGGTAGCGCGGATGGCCGTCTGACGCCGCTGGCCGGTCTGAATGGCCAGTACACGACGGGTGCGACGCCGGTGTGCATGGTGAACGACCCCTCGAACAAATACGTCTACACATCCAACGCGGATGGCACGGTGACGGGCTTCCAGCGGCGCCAGGGTGTTGGCGACCTGCAGGCGCTGCGGCGCGGATCGCAGTTCACCGCGAACGGTAAGCCGACCTGCCTGGTAACGAGCGGTATCACCAGCTAA
- a CDS encoding lactonase family protein produces MKFTTLGRITAALLLSAVSFGLSSCSGTYTVGFLYVLSSRGSATDPNGTINEYGIDYQTGSLLTLASSGQSTEGRNPTNLVVSPNQKNLYVINHDDSTIQWLKIGTDGKLYPQKVTQLDGIFPTGIAISADSGYMYVTFTYRKTSLTANSGPGGVEVYKLGAPDADGGIAIGAAVTTGGNNYFPVGLNPSGIAVGPNLSNTSISDINNAACVTTPANCSSFVYVIDQDPTTFNNLLVFKRDIGTGALTPIGNTVIGSAASQGYLSGVTASSVAVAPRGVFVYVTDSASNQIIGYTVNGAGALTAMTAGPFATGSLPVQMTIDPRGKFLYVVDQNDSNIAGFVINASSGALSASGTGRTVLDGTRPTCVTVENALGIYLYTSNFDSGNVSAFQLNSTTGTLSKIRNSPYPASAAPSCAAAVANGSHATELIQ; encoded by the coding sequence ATGAAGTTCACGACTCTGGGCCGCATCACCGCCGCTCTTCTTCTCTCCGCCGTTTCATTCGGCTTGTCTTCGTGCAGCGGCACCTACACGGTGGGCTTCCTGTATGTGCTGTCGTCGCGTGGTTCGGCAACGGACCCGAACGGCACGATCAACGAGTACGGCATCGACTATCAGACGGGATCGCTGCTGACGCTCGCCTCCAGCGGGCAGTCGACCGAGGGCCGGAACCCGACAAATCTGGTGGTCAGCCCAAACCAGAAGAATCTGTACGTGATCAACCACGACGATTCAACGATCCAGTGGCTGAAGATCGGCACGGACGGCAAGCTGTACCCGCAGAAGGTGACGCAACTGGACGGGATCTTCCCGACGGGAATCGCGATCTCGGCAGATAGCGGCTACATGTACGTGACGTTTACCTACCGCAAGACTTCGCTGACAGCGAACAGCGGTCCCGGCGGCGTGGAAGTGTACAAGCTGGGCGCGCCAGATGCGGATGGCGGCATCGCCATCGGAGCAGCGGTCACTACGGGCGGCAACAACTACTTCCCAGTCGGATTGAACCCGTCCGGGATCGCGGTGGGACCGAACCTGTCGAACACCAGCATTTCCGACATCAACAATGCTGCCTGCGTGACCACGCCGGCGAACTGCAGCTCGTTCGTCTATGTGATCGATCAGGATCCGACCACGTTCAACAACCTCCTGGTGTTCAAGCGCGACATTGGCACGGGTGCTCTGACCCCGATCGGCAACACGGTCATCGGATCGGCGGCTTCCCAGGGTTACCTGTCGGGCGTGACGGCCAGCTCGGTCGCCGTTGCACCTCGCGGCGTGTTCGTCTACGTGACGGACAGCGCGTCGAACCAGATCATCGGATACACGGTGAACGGCGCCGGCGCCCTGACCGCCATGACGGCCGGACCGTTCGCAACCGGTTCGCTGCCAGTGCAGATGACGATCGATCCGCGTGGCAAGTTCCTGTACGTGGTGGATCAGAACGACAGCAACATCGCTGGATTCGTGATCAACGCCAGCTCCGGCGCTCTGAGCGCTTCGGGCACGGGCCGCACCGTTCTGGACGGCACGCGTCCGACCTGCGTGACGGTCGAGAACGCGCTCGGCATTTACCTCTACACGTCGAACTTCGACTCCGGTAACGTGAGCGCGTTCCAGTTGAACAGCACGACGGGCACGCTGAGCAAGATCCGGAACTCGCCCTACCCTGCTTCCGCTGCTCCAAGCTGCGCCGCAGCGGTTGCAAACGGAAGCCACGCGACAGAGCTGATCCAGTAA
- a CDS encoding M13 family metallopeptidase yields MPSFSKAAMVLLLSASAAVAAPAVAQHLTLPSGMVAGADAVPAPVKPVSLDLSALDKSVDPCNDFYAYACGNWIKSHPLPADRPEYGTFTQLAEYNRYSLYQLLEQAANHPATPLQTKYGAYYAACMNEPLEDKLGVEPIRPVLTSIQGLNDKAKIASLVGELEAQHGYGLFYGFGAEEDQKNSTVYIAALNQGGLTLPDRDYYLQDDAHSKEIRAKYHDIVVQMFTLAGNSPDQAKTKADAVLRIETALAKGSMDRTEQRDPDNVYHVETVAQLESGSPNYRFADYFAALHTPAFSKLNVAEPGFVTALNQVIASSDLGDLKSYMEWHVIDGQAPRLSKPFRDASFALEQTLTGTPKQQDLWKRCTSATDGHLGEAVGQDWVQKYFPASSKAQMSDLIHALEVALGNDIDHLEWMTPTTRVEARKKLAAFRQKIGYPENWRDYSSLNVKRDDAVGNNERSSVFEDRRNLNKIGKPVDEKEWDMTPPTVNADYNPAQNDINFPAGILQPPFFDPGMDKAVNFGSIGVVIGHEMTHGFDDEGAKYDATGNVRDWWTPADKAAFDQRTQCEVKEYGNFESVPGAKLNGKLTLGENTADNGGLRIAYAALHSEIDGTPAATKQIDGFTPDQRFFLGYAQVWCENTREEFSRMMVKVDPHSPGRFRTDGAVQNFDAFGKAFQCKQGSPMYPTSSCRVW; encoded by the coding sequence ATGCCTAGCTTTTCCAAGGCAGCAATGGTGCTGCTTCTTTCCGCATCAGCCGCGGTCGCCGCGCCTGCGGTTGCGCAACACCTCACGCTGCCGTCCGGCATGGTCGCCGGGGCCGATGCCGTTCCCGCGCCAGTTAAACCGGTTTCGCTGGACCTTTCCGCGCTCGACAAGAGCGTCGATCCCTGCAACGACTTTTACGCGTACGCCTGCGGAAACTGGATCAAATCGCATCCCTTGCCGGCGGACCGTCCCGAGTACGGCACGTTTACACAGCTTGCAGAGTACAACCGCTACTCGCTGTACCAGTTGCTGGAGCAGGCCGCGAATCATCCGGCAACGCCGCTGCAGACCAAGTACGGCGCGTATTACGCCGCGTGTATGAACGAGCCGCTCGAAGACAAACTGGGCGTGGAGCCCATCCGGCCGGTGCTGACGTCGATCCAGGGGCTAAATGACAAGGCGAAGATCGCGTCGCTCGTGGGCGAGTTGGAAGCCCAGCACGGCTACGGCCTTTTTTACGGCTTCGGCGCGGAGGAAGACCAGAAGAACTCCACTGTCTACATCGCCGCCCTGAACCAGGGTGGTCTGACGCTGCCGGACCGGGACTACTACCTGCAGGATGATGCGCACAGCAAGGAAATTCGCGCCAAGTACCACGACATCGTCGTGCAGATGTTCACCCTGGCGGGAAACTCGCCGGACCAGGCGAAGACCAAGGCTGACGCCGTGCTCCGCATCGAAACGGCGCTGGCCAAAGGCTCCATGGATCGCACGGAGCAGCGCGACCCGGACAACGTGTACCACGTGGAAACGGTGGCGCAGCTTGAATCGGGTAGCCCCAACTACCGGTTCGCGGACTACTTCGCGGCGCTGCATACTCCCGCGTTCAGCAAGCTGAATGTGGCCGAGCCGGGCTTTGTGACAGCGCTGAACCAGGTGATCGCGTCGAGCGATCTCGGTGATTTGAAGAGCTACATGGAGTGGCACGTGATCGACGGGCAGGCACCGCGGCTTTCCAAGCCGTTCCGCGACGCATCTTTCGCCCTGGAGCAGACGCTGACCGGCACGCCGAAGCAGCAGGACCTGTGGAAGCGCTGCACGAGCGCGACCGATGGCCATCTCGGCGAAGCCGTGGGACAGGATTGGGTGCAGAAGTACTTCCCTGCCAGCAGCAAAGCGCAGATGAGTGACCTGATCCACGCTCTGGAAGTGGCCCTGGGTAACGACATCGATCACCTGGAGTGGATGACTCCGACGACTCGCGTGGAAGCGCGCAAGAAGCTGGCGGCATTTCGCCAGAAGATCGGCTACCCCGAGAACTGGCGCGACTACAGCTCCCTAAACGTGAAGCGCGACGATGCGGTGGGGAACAACGAGCGCAGCTCTGTCTTTGAGGATCGCCGCAACCTGAACAAAATCGGCAAGCCGGTGGACGAGAAGGAGTGGGACATGACGCCGCCGACCGTGAACGCCGACTACAACCCAGCGCAGAACGACATCAACTTTCCGGCAGGCATCCTGCAGCCGCCGTTCTTCGATCCGGGCATGGATAAAGCGGTGAACTTCGGATCCATCGGCGTGGTGATCGGCCACGAAATGACGCACGGTTTTGACGACGAGGGCGCGAAGTACGACGCCACCGGCAACGTGCGCGACTGGTGGACGCCGGCCGACAAAGCCGCCTTTGACCAGCGCACGCAGTGCGAGGTGAAGGAGTACGGCAACTTCGAATCCGTTCCCGGAGCCAAGCTGAACGGCAAACTGACGCTGGGCGAGAACACGGCCGACAACGGCGGCCTGCGCATCGCCTACGCGGCATTGCACTCGGAAATCGACGGCACGCCCGCGGCGACGAAGCAGATCGACGGCTTTACGCCCGACCAGCGCTTCTTCCTGGGCTATGCGCAGGTGTGGTGTGAAAACACCCGCGAGGAGTTCAGCCGCATGATGGTCAAGGTAGATCCGCACTCGCCGGGCCGTTTCCGGACAGATGGCGCTGTGCAGAACTTCGACGCGTTCGGCAAGGCGTTCCAGTGCAAGCAGGGATCGCCGATGTATCCCACTTCAAGCTGCCGCGTTTGGTAG